A region of Trypanosoma brucei brucei TREU927 chromosome 1, complete sequence DNA encodes the following proteins:
- a CDS encoding hypothetical protein, unlikely (gene predicted by glimmer), whose product MLICEMSHGGKEKKRKHKQRWSLKESAVFFFFCGCSSKEINWWRRRRLTICFATVAALRVVAASQLHSSRTR is encoded by the coding sequence ATGTTAATTTGTGAAATGTCGCacgggggaaaagagaaaaaaagaaaacacaagcaGAGATGGAGCCTCAAAGAAAgcgctgtatttttttttttttgtggttgcaGCTCCAAAGAAATTAATTGGTGGAGGCGACGCCGGTTAACGATATGTTTTGCAACCGTTGCAGCACTGAGAGTTGTCGCGGCATCCCAACTTCATAGTTCCCGTACGCgataa
- a CDS encoding expression site-associated gene (ESAG) protein; expression site-associated gene 1 (ESAG1), which translates to MKVTIAELVVLLFSVICIDGKEDNGCTLITDYHGDAPLSESVCYLSCLSNALNKLYSEGERRLFVNEEVYANAFRILDDMEGRAGESVRYLSIISVAMVKENNRLEKLISHGNAMGDLVAKAGGLFAEVNESVRAVRKEIPGALIKVNKYYTAIAEITRTVWDDVKAVESGKHECKDQEFRGVKEFDVTCGDNACLLAHGVSEGALKHYKNGLLEINVMTKSGGVSKCLNLPRNNLYKSGAVNNSNKVLDWRDDADTVTHFLLKLKIRDIFSTLIAPFAAGQPPSALLDMMANITSLYSRFNEVHRSFTSLLFDTNSIDNVKSTNSTI; encoded by the coding sequence ATGAAAGTTACGATAGCGGAATtggttgttttgttattttctgtaATTTGTATTGATGGGAAGGAGGACAATGGGTGTACGTTGATAACAGATTATCACGGTGATGCACCTTTAAGTGAGTCCGTATGTTATCTCAGTTGTCTTTCGAATGCATTAAATAAATTGTACAGCGAGGGAGAGAGGAGGCTGTTTGTGAATGAGGAAGTGTATGCAAATGCATTTCGTATATTGGATGATATGGAAGGAAGAGCAGGTGAAAGTGTTAGATATTTGAGTATTATTAGTGTTGCGAtggtaaaggaaaataataggtTGGAAAAGCTTATATCTCATGGAAATGCAATGGGAGACCTTGTAGCTAAGGCTGGTGGATTATTTGCTGAGGTTAATGAAAGTGTGAGGgcagtgaggaaagaaataccTGGTGCCCTTATAAAAGTGAATAAATATTATACGGCTATTGCTGAGATCACAAGGACTGTGTGGGATGATGTTAAAGCTGTGGAAAGTGGAAAGCACGAATGTAAAGATCAAGAGTTTAGAGGTGTTAAAGAGTTTGACGTTACATGTGGAGATAACGCATGTCTGCTGGCACATGGTGTGAGTGAGGGCGCCCTCAAACATTATAAGAATGGGCTTCTTGAAATAAACGTGATGACAAAGTCCGGTGGGGTGAGCAAATGCCTCAACTTACCACGCAATAACCTGTATAAGAGTGGTGCGGTAAACAATTCAAACAAAGTACTGGATTGGCGTGATGATGCTGACACTGTCACTCACTTTCTACTCAAACTGAAAATACGGGACATCTTTAGCACCCTCATCGCACCTTTTGCTGCTGGACAACCACCTTCTGCACTCTTGGACATGATGGCCAATATCACTTCACTTTACTCCCGTTTCAATGAAGTCCACAGGAGTTTCACTTCGTTGCTGTTCGACACGAATAGCATTGATAATGTGAAAAGCACTAATTCTACCATCTGA
- a CDS encoding hypothetical protein, unlikely (gene predicted by glimmer): MGSEEGMEKHSMNVQVLIMVVEVFIWRVDELIEKLKKSVAQLSWESVITWHGE; the protein is encoded by the coding sequence ATGGGGTCAGAGGAGGGTATGGAAAAACATAGCATGAATGTGCAAGTACTCATTATGGTAGTGGAAGTGTTCATCTGGAGAGTAGATGAGCTCATTGAGAAACTCAAGAAATCGGTAGCACAACTAAGTTGGGAAAGTGTAATTACCTGGCATGGAGAGTAA
- a CDS encoding expression site-associated gene 2 (ESAG2) protein, putative (GPI-Anchor Signal predicted for Tb927.1.4890 by DGPI v2.04 with cleavage site probability 0.15599999 near 431) translates to MRCETVFTVGLFAIVLSPSFQGDLGSFKWSTELIDWSKITEYIDESYKHHNAGEFETLCKIYRITQAEAPQPSFENREKEGEIMNKLEEMVKQTAGAGVNNSSSKSGNSTTAYQEIRKLFEKAKALKEEIEVNRTKALNASRSAEDNMLRAVYGDAVDVARNENKTLEQAMRGNKSLLFNNVDNAGTSCGSYGEKFVGKTLINDFFCLCVGEAIGGTGSVIEKKVERGDVFNTHIYNGFNCPCKDEIRRPSNGSWTMMAEFCASGEELCEPQNVIYNHTEAWNVISKACVYKNIASNVKTLKSALAHFDSLVNLEQDKYQVKGIFGYVKTENNTNHTCTGHTAGFTCVSYSYTLENGGIPWYNHLTNATEQLQEMDEYAKEADSHLHELEEYQHEAEEIFLEVKLGGDAELWKSNRGKGDGEGDNTVVDNDGLTHLNIATGGFTLLVLSLICTL, encoded by the coding sequence ATGAGGTGTGAAACAGTGTTTACTGTTGGGTTGTTTGCGATTGTTttatctccttcctttcaggGGGATTTGGGGTCGTTCAAATGGAGCACAGAATTGATTGACTGGAGCAAGATTACAGAATATATTGATGAGAGTTATAAGCACCATAACGCTGGTGAGTTCGAGACACTGTGCAAGATTTACAGAATTACGCAGGCAGAAGCTCCACAACCTTCCTTTGAGAATCgcgagaaggaaggagagatTATGAAtaagttggaggaaatggtCAAGCAAACGGCGGGTGCTGGTGTTAATAACAGTTCAAGCAAGTCAGGTAACAGCACGACAGCATATCAGGAGATAAGGAAACTGTTTGAGAAGGCGAAAGCGCtgaaggaggaaattgaGGTGAACAGGACAAAAGCCTTAAATGCAAGTCGTTCTGCTGAAGATAATATGCTGAGAGCTGTGTATGGCGACGCTGTGGATGTTGCAAGAAATGAGAATAAAACTCTAGAGCAAGCcatgaggggaaacaaatcaCTGCTGTTCAATAATGTCGACAATGCGGGCACGAGCTGCGGTTCTTATGGAGAGAAGTTTGTTGGAAAGACACTAATTAATGACTTTTTCTGCCTATGTGTGGGAGAGGCTATAGGTGGAACAGGGAGcgtaatagaaaaaaaagtggaaaggggaGATGTTTttaatacacatatatataatgggTTTAATTGTCCTTGTAAAGATGAGATAAGGAGGCCAAGTAATGGTAGTTGGACCATGATGGCTGAATTTTGTGCGAGTGGCGAGGAGCTTTGCGAGCCTCAAAACGTCATATACAACCATACTGAAGCATGGAATGTGATCAGCAAAGCTTGTGTATACAAGAATATTGCATCGAATGTGAAAACCTTAAAGAGTGCACTAGCTCACTTTGATTCACTAGTAAATTTGGAACAGGATAAATATCAGGTGAAGGGCATTTTCGGTTATGTGAAAActgaaaacaacacaaatcacACCTGCACGGGTCATACTGCTGGATTCACATGTGTTAGTTACAGTTACACACTTGAAAATGGTGGGATTCCATGGTACAATCACCTTACTAACGCTACTGAGCAACTGCAAGAAATGGATGAATATGCCAAAGAGGCTGACAGTCATCTTCATGAGTTGGAAGAATACCAACAtgaggcagaggaaataTTTCTTGAGGTGAAGCTAGGAGGTGATGCGGAGCTATGGAAAAGCAACCGAGGTAAGGGTGATGGTGAAGGTGATAATACAGTGGTAGATAATGATGGACTTACTCATTTGAATATTGCAACTGGGGGTTTTACATTATTAGTTTTATCTCTTATTTGTACGCTTTAG
- a CDS encoding expression site-associated gene 11 (ESAG11) protein, putative (GPI-Anchor Signal predicted for Tb927.1.4900 by DGPI v2.04, no cleavage site predicted) — protein MKVVSLFLAACLAVLGAVSKAVTGQPSGKAMTLKGAETLCNLSHALRAVSAKTQDKQKNATEMVDKFREWRHRHGVKGRTWRAIVQGLEKIGVVNESYMEGIKKTYAEMEKIMNNTDKALQVMDTSFLNIVRVSYHVVNASLSIGQVLRDLVVLFEQTKGSGNNWCCLVKEKTASSGNGCGSGSGSGSDGKHELAEAPEECNMSVTKDMSDYGILATLDKYTNNQDVELTVNASPNCWIMGTEEVANGGAGSFIVGTTGGFVTYSQGSAVILKSGDMVLKLISNYTSIRDGYESITKQYRDVEPTLTSFSEHENKLKKLLTQSPMVRRYFKENGRKRKGSVDDDDVIDEEGFTMRKQHTLMGLMAFAAVLVM, from the coding sequence ATGAAGGTGGTATCACTTTTTCTTGCAGCGTGTCTGGCAGTATTGGGTGCTGTCAGTAAGGCAGTGACGGGGCAGCCTTCCGGTAAGGCCATGACACTCAAGGGAGCTGAAACATTATGCAATCTCAGTCATGCCTTGAGGGCCGTGAGTGCTAAGACTcaggacaaacaaaagaatgcgACAGAAATGGTGGATAAGTTTCGGGAGTGGAGACATCGGCACGGTGTAAAGGGAAGGACATGGAGGGCAATAGTGCAGGGTTTGGAGAAGATAGGTGTTGTTAATGAAAGTTACATGGAAGGtataaagaaaacatatgcggaaatggaaaagataatGAACAATACAGACAAGGCTCTGCAGGTAATGGATACTAGTTTTTTAAACATTGTAAGAGTTTCCTATCATGTTGTGAATGCATCACTGTCAATAGGACAAGTGTTGAGGGATCTGGTAGTATTGTTTGAGCAAAcaaagggaagtggaaacAATTGGTGCTGTTTGGTGAAGGAGAAAACTGCCTCTTCAGGAAATGGATGTGGAAGTGGGAGCGGTAGTGGAAGTGATGGCAAACACGAGTTGGCCGAGGCTCCAGAAGAGTGTAATATGTCTGTTACAAAGGATATGTCAGATTATGGTATACTTGCCACGCTAGATAAATACACAAATAACCAAGATGTTGAATTAACAGTTAACGCGTCACCGAACTGCTGGATTATGGGTACGGAAGAGGTTGCAAATGGAGGAGCTGGATCTTTTATAGTGGGAACCACTGGAGGGTTCGTTACCTATAGCCAAGGTTCTGCCGTTATCCTGAAGTCTGGTGACATGGTGCTCAAACTTATCAGCAATTACACTTCAATCAGAGACGGATATGAAAGTATTACAAAACAGTACCGTGATGTAGAGCCAACTcttacttccttttctgagcatgaaaataaactaaaaaaattgttaaCTCAGAGTCCGATGGTGCGTAGATATTTCAAGGAGAATGGAAGGAAACGCAAGGGAAGTgtcgatgacgatgatgttatagatgaagaaggatttacaatgaggaagcaacatACCCTAATGGGTTTAATGGCTTTTGCAGCAGTTTTGGTTATGTAA
- a CDS encoding expression site-associated gene (ESAG) protein; expression site-associated gene 1 (ESAG1), with product MKVTIAELVVLLFSVICIDGKEDNGCTLITDYHGDAPLSESVCYLSCLSDALNKLYSEGERRLFVNEEVYANAFRILDDMEGRAGESVRYLSIISVAMVEENNRLEKLISHGNAMGDLVAKAGGLFAEVNESVRAVRKEIPGALIKVNKYYTAIAEITRTVWDDVKAVESGKHECKDQEFRGVKEFDVTCGDNACLLAHGVSEGALKHYKNGLLEINVMSGSVSKCLNLPRNNLYLNGAINSSHGLLKWRQHSAEMFQLELRVKNIFNPLVASFAAGQSSSVLAEMMANITSLYSRFNEVHRSFTSLLVNPNLTDTGDGIDSIF from the coding sequence ATGAAAGTTACGATAGCGGAATtggttgttttgttattttctgtaATTTGTATTGATGGGAAGGAGGACAATGGGTGTACGTTGATAACAGATTATCACGGTGATGCACCTTTAAGTGAGTCCGTGTGTTATCTCAGTTGCCTTTCGGATGCATTAAATAAATTGTACAGCGAGGGAGAGAGGAGGCTGTTTGTGAATGAGGAAGTGTATGCAAATGCATTTCGTATATTGGATGATATGGAAGGAAGAGCAGGTGAAAGTGTTAGATATTTGAGTATTATTAGTGTtgcgatggtagaggaaaataataggTTGGAAAAGCTTATATCTCATGGAAATGCAATGGGAGACCTTGTAGCTAAGGCTGGTGGATTATTTGCTGAGGTTAATGAAAGTGTGAGGgcagtgaggaaagaaataccTGGTGCCCTTATAAAAGTGAATAAATATTATACGGCTATTGCTGAGATCACAAGGACTGTGTGGGATGATGTTAAAGCTGTGGAAAGTGGAAAGCACGAATGTAAAGATCAAGAGTTTAGAGGTGTTAAAGAGTTTGACGTTACATGTGGAGATAACGCATGTCTGCTGGCACATGGTGTGAGTGAGGGCGCCCTCAAACATTATAAGAATGGGCTTCTTGAAATAAACGTGATGAGTGGTTCTGTGAGCAAATGCCTCAACTTACCACGCAATAACCTGTATTTGAATGGCGCGATAAATAGTTCCCACGGCTTGCTGAAGTGGCGCCAACACAGTGCCGAAATGTTCCAGCTTGAACTTAGAGTAAAGAATATTTTTAATCCCCTCGTCGCATCTTTTGCTGCTGGACAATCGTCTTCAGTACTTGCCGAAATGATGGCCAATATCACTTCGCTTTACTCTCGTTTCAACGAAGTCCACAGGAGTTTCACTTCTTTGCTAGTCAACCCCAATCTCACTGACACCGGGGATGGTATTGATTCCATTTTTTAA